The following proteins are co-located in the Desulfovibrio intestinalis genome:
- a CDS encoding AI-2E family transporter: MTQTLPRLLYLLAVLACYLLLMPNPVTIFMAACLSCLTLPQYRKLRQKARSWRIVLERNEPDSRARSTKLALSNAMPLYAYISMLVAALVVPVAVLVLLVSPQAAAGFTRLRELQANNFQLPLEWVNYIQQWRQSLTEHPRLERIFNDLLLKLDSFFDSAMSVLLSRGVDFLGGTMTVLWTSFLFISLTVIFTIYSRRIRKIAGRIFHISQPMLRRFIAAIHKALRGIMLGIVLVALAQGLLCGLAFAVAGVNQPAFWGLLATLVAPIPMVGTALVWVPLCISLWFTGKTMAAVGLALWGTLAVAGVDNVLRPLFLRQGIKAPFFVLIISILCGLSSFGPVGLIAGPVLLAFAMQAVEEANRTYRYNV, from the coding sequence ATGACACAGACACTGCCCCGTTTGCTCTATCTGCTCGCTGTATTGGCCTGCTACCTGTTGCTGATGCCCAATCCCGTGACAATCTTCATGGCCGCCTGCCTGTCTTGCCTTACCCTGCCTCAATATCGCAAGCTACGCCAAAAAGCGCGGTCCTGGCGCATTGTACTGGAGCGTAACGAGCCTGACTCGCGCGCGCGCAGCACAAAACTGGCCCTCTCGAACGCCATGCCCCTCTATGCTTACATAAGTATGCTGGTGGCGGCCCTTGTGGTGCCAGTGGCCGTATTGGTGCTTCTGGTGTCGCCGCAGGCAGCCGCGGGCTTTACACGCCTGCGCGAGCTGCAGGCCAACAACTTTCAGCTGCCGCTGGAATGGGTAAACTACATCCAGCAGTGGCGGCAAAGCCTTACCGAGCACCCGCGGCTGGAGCGTATTTTTAATGATCTGCTTCTGAAACTCGACAGTTTCTTTGACAGCGCCATGAGCGTACTGCTGTCGCGTGGGGTAGACTTTCTGGGCGGCACTATGACCGTGCTGTGGACCAGCTTTCTCTTCATAAGCCTCACAGTGATCTTCACTATCTACTCCCGCCGTATCCGTAAAATCGCAGGCAGGATCTTTCATATTTCGCAACCCATGCTGCGGCGCTTTATTGCTGCCATCCACAAGGCTTTGCGCGGTATTATGCTCGGTATCGTTCTTGTGGCCCTGGCTCAAGGTCTTCTTTGTGGCCTGGCTTTTGCCGTGGCTGGCGTCAATCAGCCCGCCTTCTGGGGACTGCTGGCCACACTGGTGGCCCCCATTCCGATGGTAGGCACGGCGCTGGTGTGGGTTCCCCTGTGTATTTCTCTTTGGTTTACAGGCAAAACCATGGCCGCTGTGGGCCTGGCATTGTGGGGCACGCTGGCAGTCGCTGGCGTGGATAACGTGCTGCGACCGCTATTTTTGCGGCAGGGTATCAAAGCTCCATTTTTTGTATTGATTATCTCCATTCTCTGCGGCCTTTCAAGCTTTGGCCCGGTAGGACTTATTGCAGGTCCTGTGCTGCTGGCCTTTGCAATGCAGGCGGTGGAGGAAGCCAACCGTACATATAGGTATAATGTTTAA